One genomic region from Rothia dentocariosa ATCC 17931 encodes:
- a CDS encoding NAD(P)H-dependent oxidoreductase, translating to MILTREQAIEIFKRRVSTRSYDPARTISDKDFNTILEFGRLSPSSVGSEPWKFLVIQNKELREKLKPIAWGMANTLDDASHVVIIVAKKNARYDSDFLLQALAKRNLPEDQMQMALDMYKNFQVHDMKIADDERALFEWTRKNTYIALGNMLTGAAMLGIDSCPVEGMDYDAVTQLLTEEGLLDPEDYGVSVAATFGYRSREIDPKPRKPLDELVVWAK from the coding sequence ATGATTCTCACTCGTGAACAAGCAATTGAAATTTTCAAGCGTCGCGTTTCTACCCGCTCCTACGACCCCGCCCGTACAATCAGCGACAAAGACTTTAACACAATCCTTGAGTTCGGCCGCCTCTCCCCCAGCTCGGTTGGTTCCGAGCCGTGGAAATTTCTGGTGATACAGAATAAAGAGCTACGTGAGAAGCTCAAGCCTATCGCCTGGGGTATGGCAAACACGCTCGATGACGCCAGCCATGTGGTGATTATTGTGGCGAAGAAGAACGCCCGCTATGATTCCGATTTCCTGCTGCAAGCGCTAGCGAAGCGCAATCTTCCCGAAGACCAGATGCAGATGGCGCTGGATATGTACAAAAACTTCCAGGTGCACGATATGAAGATCGCCGACGACGAGCGTGCCCTTTTCGAGTGGACTAGGAAGAACACTTATATTGCGCTAGGGAATATGCTCACGGGCGCAGCAATGCTCGGCATCGATTCCTGCCCCGTTGAAGGCATGGACTACGATGCGGTCACCCAGCTCCTCACCGAGGAAGGGCTTCTCGACCCTGAGGATTACGGCGTATCCGTTGCCGCAACCTTCGGCTACCGCTCGCGCGAGATCGACCCGAAGCCACGCAAGCCGCTTGATGAGCTCGTTGTGTGGGCCAAGTAG
- a CDS encoding DUF2703 domain-containing protein, which produces MKTLPIIWQHLVNAEKQTCSRCGTTGEELRKALQVLEAELLPQGIQPHLEIRTMSEEEFLTHPEESNRIWIMGVPLEDLVGGIQGSSTCDDVCHGEQCRTVESQGKTYDAVPASLIVQAAHRALSLEKPAEDRRQFVQTICC; this is translated from the coding sequence ATGAAAACTTTACCTATTATCTGGCAGCACCTTGTCAATGCCGAAAAACAAACCTGCTCACGGTGCGGTACAACAGGTGAGGAGCTGCGCAAGGCTTTACAGGTATTGGAAGCTGAGCTCTTGCCTCAGGGTATTCAGCCTCATCTGGAAATCCGTACAATGAGTGAAGAAGAATTCTTGACTCATCCTGAGGAATCCAATCGTATCTGGATTATGGGTGTACCCCTGGAAGATCTAGTGGGTGGGATACAGGGAAGCAGCACCTGCGACGATGTGTGCCACGGTGAACAGTGCCGAACCGTCGAGTCCCAGGGGAAAACATATGATGCAGTTCCAGCCTCTCTGATTGTGCAGGCCGCTCACCGGGCTCTTTCACTCGAAAAACCAGCTGAAGATCGGCGGCAGTTTGTCCAAACGATATGTTGTTAG
- a CDS encoding DJ-1/PfpI family protein: MKTLAVVILDKFADWEPALLAAGLQSIIGGYTVRWASVNREVKTSMGGLRVEPDMTIPEIPSTADAVIVIGAEGSWRALPAEDSQKLASILRSFKDAGKPVGGICDGAYFLASAGLLDGRRHTANSFEDIKDLPAYTNPHQYVNTTREAVRDKNLVTASGLGFVDFTFEMLHALGDIPDAAIEQFNQMLR, encoded by the coding sequence ATGAAAACACTTGCTGTCGTCATTCTGGATAAATTCGCCGACTGGGAACCTGCCCTGCTTGCCGCCGGGCTGCAGAGCATCATCGGCGGGTACACAGTGCGGTGGGCGTCCGTCAATCGAGAAGTGAAAACCTCTATGGGCGGGTTGCGTGTGGAACCCGATATGACAATTCCCGAGATTCCCTCAACTGCGGATGCGGTCATCGTCATCGGCGCGGAGGGCTCATGGCGCGCCCTGCCCGCCGAAGATTCCCAGAAGCTCGCCTCAATTCTGCGTAGTTTCAAGGATGCGGGCAAACCGGTCGGCGGTATCTGCGACGGCGCATATTTCTTGGCTTCTGCTGGCCTGCTCGACGGGCGCAGGCACACGGCTAACAGCTTTGAGGACATCAAGGATTTGCCCGCCTACACGAACCCGCATCAGTACGTAAACACCACGCGCGAGGCGGTGCGCGATAAGAACCTGGTGACCGCCAGCGGGCTGGGATTCGTTGATTTCACCTTTGAGATGCTGCATGCTCTCGGTGATATTCCTGACGCCGCCATTGAGCAGTTTAACCAGATGCTGCGATAA
- a CDS encoding nitroreductase family protein — protein MSLLDLLNRRRSVRHYDENQPIDADVVKECLRAAQLAPTSSNMQLYELYHVTDPATLNKLAAACMHQQAAKTAQQMVVFVTRQDLYRRRAKAALEFERGNVERNSPAEKQKDRIKNWEMYYTKAMPLLYARCFGLLGASRAAMANCAGLFVPMMREVSEHDYRVVVHKSCGLVAQTFMLAMTEAGYDTCPMEGFDSHRVKKLLNLPRNVEINMVVACGIRKPGHGIWGERFRLPFDEVYRRV, from the coding sequence ATGTCCCTGCTAGATTTGCTGAACCGCCGCCGTTCGGTGCGCCATTACGACGAAAACCAGCCCATTGATGCCGATGTTGTCAAAGAGTGTTTGCGGGCGGCTCAGCTGGCGCCCACAAGTTCGAATATGCAGCTGTACGAGCTCTACCACGTAACTGATCCCGCCACCCTGAATAAACTCGCCGCAGCGTGCATGCACCAACAGGCCGCCAAGACCGCGCAGCAGATGGTGGTGTTCGTAACCCGCCAGGATTTGTACCGCCGCCGTGCGAAAGCCGCACTGGAATTTGAACGCGGCAATGTTGAGCGTAACAGCCCGGCTGAGAAGCAGAAAGACCGCATCAAGAATTGGGAAATGTACTACACCAAGGCTATGCCGCTCCTGTACGCGCGCTGCTTTGGTCTGCTGGGCGCATCCCGCGCAGCAATGGCGAATTGTGCGGGTTTGTTCGTTCCGATGATGCGTGAGGTTTCGGAGCACGATTATCGCGTGGTTGTGCACAAGAGCTGCGGCCTGGTGGCGCAGACGTTTATGCTCGCGATGACCGAGGCGGGGTACGATACCTGCCCGATGGAAGGCTTCGACAGTCACCGCGTGAAGAAACTCCTCAACCTGCCGCGCAATGTCGAGATTAACATGGTGGTTGCCTGCGGTATTCGCAAACCCGGCCACGGCATCTGGGGCGAGCGCTTCCGCCTGCCCTTCGACGAGGTTTACCGTAGGGTTTAG
- a CDS encoding GlsB/YeaQ/YmgE family stress response membrane protein: MLGLIGMIIAGAIIGALARLIMRGHQNISALWTVILGAVGAFVGGGIASFFGVADTAGIDWIRWILSIIAAIVAISIYLSVTKKN; the protein is encoded by the coding sequence ATGCTTGGACTCATCGGAATGATCATTGCCGGCGCTATCATCGGCGCTCTGGCACGCCTCATCATGCGAGGTCACCAGAACATCTCGGCACTGTGGACCGTTATCTTGGGTGCTGTTGGCGCATTCGTTGGCGGAGGGATCGCGAGCTTCTTCGGCGTTGCAGATACTGCTGGTATCGACTGGATTCGCTGGATCCTCTCCATTATCGCCGCTATTGTAGCAATCTCCATATACCTAAGCGTAACCAAAAAGAACTAA
- a CDS encoding O-methyltransferase, with the protein MPKLTPQMFTFLNDPPVEDTLYDLYDATLKQGKRMFIHFLPKIHQILGRGIDWETENEDFYTDKYIPITPQQGEFLYMQALASGARNIVEFGTSYGISTLYLAAAAKRNGGRVITCEYVPHKAEAARKNFERAGLADYIELREGDALKTLQDLDFSPDFVLLDGWPDLVLPVFQLLEPHLADRAVIAVDDVEGFGPSMEDYLDYVRTPANGYVSVTMHPSKALEYTVKVA; encoded by the coding sequence ATGCCCAAATTAACCCCGCAAATGTTCACATTCCTCAACGACCCACCGGTCGAAGACACACTCTATGACCTCTACGACGCCACGCTCAAGCAGGGCAAGCGCATGTTCATACATTTTCTGCCGAAAATCCACCAGATTTTAGGCAGGGGGATTGATTGGGAGACCGAGAACGAAGATTTTTATACCGATAAATACATCCCCATAACCCCGCAGCAGGGAGAGTTTCTGTATATGCAGGCGCTGGCGAGCGGCGCGCGGAATATCGTTGAGTTTGGTACGTCCTACGGCATCTCGACGCTGTATCTTGCCGCCGCCGCAAAACGCAATGGCGGGCGCGTAATCACCTGCGAATATGTGCCTCATAAGGCTGAGGCCGCGCGGAAAAATTTTGAGCGGGCGGGGCTTGCGGACTATATCGAGCTGCGCGAAGGCGATGCGCTGAAGACCCTGCAAGACCTGGATTTCAGCCCCGATTTTGTACTTCTCGACGGGTGGCCTGACCTGGTGCTTCCCGTCTTTCAGCTGTTGGAGCCGCATCTTGCCGACCGCGCCGTGATTGCCGTAGACGATGTTGAAGGATTTGGTCCGTCTATGGAAGATTACCTCGACTATGTGCGCACCCCCGCCAACGGATACGTCTCAGTAACCATGCACCCGAGCAAAGCCCTGGAATACACCGTAAAAGTGGCGTAA